The sequence AGGAGATGCGGAGTCTAGACGGCTATATGAGTCTGCAAGTGCAACGATTTTAGTTGATTCTATTCAAGAAGCGGCCGTTTATTTGCAGCAGCATGGAGCAGTCTGTTTGACGGAAGCCAAGCGGACCCCCAGAAGCTGGATTATGCTTGCCAAACACCCGGACGGCTTGATTGCGGAATATGTGCAAGTCGTTCCGGAGTAACCAAGGGCTTACCCGCTCCCTTTATAAGGCGATCTGTTCCGGTGTACCCGGGCAGGTCGTTTTTTTATTGAATTGAATCACTTAAAAACGCTTAACATTTTGCTTAATAATGCTTATAATGAAGATGAGAAGGGGGGAGTTTCCAATTTACCAGGAGGAACGCCTGCTGAAAATTTTGGATGAACTGAAGACCCGCACCCAACTGTCCAATGCGGATATTTGCGACCTGCTGGACATCTCCAGAGATACGGCGAGAAGGGATATTATCAAGCTGGTGGAGGAAGGCGCCGCCATAAGGACGCATGGAGGGATTGCTTTACCTTTTTTCAAAGAGGAAATCAAGGCCTACAAGGATCGCGCGACAGCCGCTTCCGAGCAGAAGCTTCACATCGCCAGGACGGCCTCCGCCTATATTGCAAACGGGGATGTCTGCTTTATGGATGTCTCGACCACGGTCCGGGAGCTGTGCGGGCTGGTTGGGGAGCACTTGACGGTATATACCCATTCGCTTGATAACGTCGAGGTCTTGGCGGGAAAGAGCGGCATTGACGTTCACCTGCTTGGCGGGAAATTTCATCATGACAACCGGTTTTTTTATGACCAGGCTGGGGCTTTGCAGCTGAACGAGGTTTATTTCGACAAGGCTTTTCTGGGGGCTGCGGCCATTATGGAAGACGGGATATACTTTGCCAACCGGGAGGATGCGCTGATCAAGAAGCTGGTTGCAGGGCGGGCCGGAAAAGTCTACGTGCTGGCGGATGCGAAGAAATTCAGTCTTACCGCTTCATTCAAGGGCATTGAATTCTCAGGCATAGATGTCTTGATTACCGACGGCGATCCGCCGGAGCATCTGCAATCTGTCATGAAGGAGAACGGGATCGAGATTATCCAAACGGCCGGGGAAGGAAAGTAGAAAATCATTGACGAGGAGCGATGCGCCATGATCAAAGCCATTTTCAGTGACATTGACGGAACTTTGCTGAATTCGCGGCATCAGATCACACCGGAGACCAAATCCGCCATACAAAAGGTGAAGGACCGGGATATTCCGTTTGTCCTCGTTTCGGCCCGGATGCCTAGCGGGATTCTGTCTTTGCAGCAAGAGCTTGAAATCAATGCGCCTGTTATTTGCTACAGCGGCGCTCTAGTCCTGGGCGGAAGCGACAGCGGGGGCCAAAGGGAAACCCTTCACAGCGTTGGAATGGGCAAGAGCAGCGTCGATCTTCTGCTTAGCATCGTAAGCGCGGACTTTCCGGGCATCAGCTTCAGTCTGTACAGCCATGACCAGTGGATTGTCGGCGACCGCTGCGACCCGTGGGTCATTCAGGAGCAGGAAATCATTAAGGTCGATCCGATTGAGCGCGAGCTGTCCTCTTATATTGAAGAAGATCATGAGATTCACAAAATACTATGTATGGGAAATCCGCAGGAGATTAACCGGCTGGCGCAAACGCTGAACAACGCGGTCCCCGGCATCAGCATTTATAAATCGAAAGACACCTACCTCGAAATCATGGATGAAATGGTGTCCAAATCATACGCGATCCGCGAGCTGGAGGAGGTGCTTCATATCTCCAACCGGGAGCTGATGGCGATCGGCGACAATTATAACGATATCGACATGATCCTGTACGCGGGACTGGGGATTGCGATGGGGAATGCGCCGGAGGAAGTGAAGCGGATTGCCGACAAGGTCACTTTAAGCAATGACGAGGACGGCTTGAAGGACGGAATTGAGAGATTTGTTTTAATATACCCTTAACATAAGAGATTTATAGTAGAAATAAGACCTTATGACAAAAAAAGGGTGGCTGAATCGATGGGAATTCATGCGTATTTCCGATCTTTGGGCGGGCTTGAGCGGATTATCCGCTGTCCGGGGAAATTCAAATTCGAGGAACACAGTGTGGCGGCCCACTCGTGGAAAGTGGTGCAGTATGCCAAGACGCTGGCGGATATCGAGGAACAGCACGGCGTGAAGATTGACTGGAAGAAGCTTTACGAGATTACGAGCAGCCATGATTATGGCGAAATCTTTATTGGCGACATCAAAACGCCGGTTAAACATTCCTCCCCGCAGCTTCGGGCGCTGATCCAGCAGGTGGAAGAGGGGATGGTGCACCATTTTATCGAGGAAAATATTCCGTCCGAATTCAAAAGCATCTTCTACAACCAGCTCCGCGAGGGCAAGGACGATTCGGTGGAAGGGCGCATTCTTGAAGTCGCCGACAAGCTGGACCAGGTGTACGAGGCGTTCGCCGAGCTGCAAAAGGGCAATACGGAGAAGGAATTTATCACGATGTACCGCAGCGCCCTCATGAAGATCAAGGACATCCCGCTGCACTGTGTCGGTTATTTTCTCGACCGCATCCTGCCGGATCTCGTTAACGAAGAAACAATGTCCCCTGTCGACATCAGGCGGATAACGGAAGAAGCATTGGCCAATTAGCAAAATGAAATAGAGAAATTTTGAGCAGAGAGCCTAACGCGTGGTTGGGCTCTTTTAATTCACACTTGACCCATTGGATTTATCGTGATATATTTTCTCCAATGAAAGTTTTAATTTCATAAACGAAGAGCCCACTGGACAAACCAACGGCCTGCCGACCTCTATCAAGAGCGAAGTAGGCCTTTTTCTATGTGCTGAAAGGGGTGGGATGGAATTTAACGCAATTTTAATACATGTAACTGAAGCAGCTTGATCAGAAAACTGAAAAGCTTTTCAGTGAAAGGTGATTGCAATGAAAGCAACGATCAAAGATGTGGCGAGCCTCGCCAGTGTATCCATCAGCACGGTATCCAGAGTATTGAATAACCCTGAAATGGTCGTTCCAAGAAAACGCCAGAGGGTGCTGGAGGCCATCCGTGAGCTGAACTATTCGCCGAATGCATTGGCCAGAGGGCTTATACATAAGCGGACCGGTACGCTCGGAGTGTTGATCCCGGATATTTCGAATCTTTTTTATTCTGCTGTGCTTAGGGGAATGGAGGATGCCGCAAACCGCTCGAATTCCAATCTCATTATTTGCAATACGGATACAAGCGCCGCACGCAGGAATTCCATCCTGAAGGTGCTGTACGAGAAGCAGATTGACGGCGTAATTTGGACAAGCGAGCCGCTTTCCCGTGATAGTTATGAAATGTTTGCAAAGCTCGATTTTCCGGTGGTGCTTGCGGCTACGCATAGTCTGGATTACAACATTCCTTCCGTAAAAGTGGACGATGAGCAGGCGGCTTACGATGCAACGGTGTATCTGATTGGGCGGGGGCATACCCGCATCGGCATGATCAGCGGTCCGAAGGCCGACCCCATCTCCGGTTATCCGCGAATCCAAGGCTTTCTCCGGGCATTAAGGGATCATCACCTCGAATTTGATGAATCGGTCTGCGTGGAATTCGGGAAATACCATTTTGAGGACAGCTATGAAGCGATGAAACGCCTTCACGGTAAATACCCGGAAATGACGGCTGTATTTGCTTCCAGTGATGAACGAGCGCTTGCTGCTATTTCTTACCTGCATGAGAATCAGATCCGGGTACCGGATGACATCTCGGTCATCGGATTTGACGGCACACGGATGGCGGGCATGAGCTTTCCCCGGCTGACGACGGTAGCCCAGCCGCTGTATGACATCGGTTATTTGGCGGTGGACAAGCTTTTGAAAGTGATCAATGGGGAGCCTATCGAGGAACTGCGAACCTGTGTGCCTCATGAAATTATTGAACGCAATTCCGTAATGGATTGTCCGCAGCTAATCTGAAGCTAATCTGAAAAGCTTTTCTATTTTGTAATAATTGTAACTTATTTATTAAATCCCATAAGGAGGAGTTAAACAATGAGAACAAAAGCAGGCAAATTAAGTATGGCGCTGATTCTGACCGGGGTACTGCTTGCGGGCTGCGGCAACTCCGGCAACAACGCTTCCGGCTCGGGCAGCGCAAGCACCGAACCCAGCGCGGCGCCTTCCGCCGCCGCTTCGGCGGCAGCCCCCGCGTCACCGGCAGCGGGCGAAAAAGTGAAAATCGTCTTCAGCCAGGGCGCAGACCAGACCGACGGCACTAAAAAACTGGTGGCGGCCTTTGAAGCAAAACATCCGGACATCGACGTCGAGGTCCGCGAGTTCCCGAATGATTCCTCGCAAATGCATGACCAGCTTCTGACGATTCTGAGTGGCCAATCCTCCGAGATCGATGTGCTGAATCTGGATGTAACGTGGCCCGCCGAATTTGCCCAAGCCGGATTTCTGCTGCCGCTGGACCGTTATATCGAGCAGGATGGCATTGATACGAATGAATACTTGAAGGGCGGTATTGAAGCGGGTTATTACAACGGCCAGCAGTGGGCGTTCCCGAGATACAACAATGCGGGTCTGCTGTACTACCGCACCGATCTGGTGAAGAAGGTTCCGGCAACCTGGGACGAGCTTCTGAAGCAGGCGGAGCAGTTGAAGGGTCAGGGCGGAACCAAGTACGGATTTGTGACACAAGGCAAGCAGTATGAAGGGTTGGCCGTTGGTTTCACCGAATTGGTTAACGCTTATGGCGGCAAAATCATTGACGATCAGGGCAATGTGGTCGTGAACAGCCCTGAGGCTTTGAAGGGACTCAAGAAGCTGATCGAGATCCAAACCTCGAAGGCGGTTCCTTCCAACCTGAATACTTTTACGGAAAAAGAAACCTTAACCGCGTTCATCGAAGGTAACGCTGTATTCGCCCGTCATTGGCCGGCCTTGTATGCGCAGGCTAACGATCCGAAAGTCTCCAAAATTGTCGGTAAAGTAGGCATTGCGCCGCTTCCGGCCGGTGATGCCCGTTCCGCGGCGGCGCTGGGCGGCTGGCTCGGGGCCATCAGCAAATACTCCCAGCATCCGAAGGAAGCGTGGGAATTCCTGAAGTTCCTGATCAGCGAAGAAGGGGAAAAAATTGTAGCCATCAACAATACGCAAACGCCAACCTACCTGAAGCTGTTCGATGATCCGGAAGTGCAGAAGGCCAGCCCGCTGTTTGCCAATCGCGATTTCGTGAACGGCCTTGGCAGCGCGGTACCGCGGACCATTACACCGCAATACGCCAAAATCTCCGGGCTGATTCAAGTGGAGGTCTCCAAAGCCATCGCCGGTCAGCAGACCGCCGAGCAAGCCCTGACTAACTTGGAAACACAAATTAAAGCTGTTGTAGCTCAATAGATAAGCGGTACGCCAAGACAGGCGGGTGAAGAGCCGTATTTACGGCTCCTCACTCGTTTTTGGGCGTAGTGCAACAAGAGTGAAGGGGTGTCATATCATGCCGCTTAAGAACAAAAGCAAATGGAGAGAAGGAAGAGCGGCATACGCCATGATTCTTCCCGCCGTGCTGATTATCGCCGCCGTTGCACTCTGGCCGCTGCTCCGTTCCTTCTGGATCAGCCTGTTCGATCTCCGGCTGAACGATCCGACCCGCAATGCCATTCACTACTCGTATTCGCTGAATGTCGAGCAGTATGCCGACCGGTTTCCCGGTCTGCTCCGTGCGGTGAAGCGGGAAGCCGGAAATGCCGGGGACGGAGGGGCGTCCGGATTGTCAGCCATCCAGAAGAAATTGGAGGAAGTCGGCCAAGGGCTAGAGGAGGACCCGGCATTTCGGGAAAGGCTCGCGCAGGTGAACGGGCTGCTGGATGCTTTTTCGCCGGTTCCGCAGGAGCTGCGGTTCATCCCGGTGGACAACGCGAAGTCCGAGCAGTTGAAGGCGGAGCTTCAAGAGATTCGAAAGGAGCTGGCGGGACTTAAGGCCGGTGGTTCTCTGGAACGTCCGGATGAGGTCATCGGGCTGACTAGCGCCCTGTTGGACACGTTCCAGGCTCCCAACTTTGTCGGATTATCACATTATAAAGAATTGATGTCCGGCGGGCGGCTGTGGGAGTCACTGAGCAATACCCTCTTATTTACCGTGTTTGCCGTAGCGCTGGAAATGCTGTTTGGTCTTCTGATTGCGCTGCTGCTGAACCGCACCTTTCGGGGGCGCGGGCTTGTGCGTGCAGCGGTGCTCATCCCGTGGGCCACGCCGACCGCCGTATCGGCCATGATCTGGCATTATTTGTACGACGGCCAGAACGGCATTGTCGCGAAGCTGCTCTACGAAGCCGGGCTGATTTCGGATATGGGGACGCTGCTGTCTTCCGGCTCCCGGGTGATGGGCTCGGTCATTATGGCGGATGTGTGGAAGACGGCTCCTTTCGTCGCTCTGCTGCTGCTGGCCGGTCTTCAGAACATTCCATCCTCCCTGTATGAAGCTGCCTGGGTGGATGGAGGCGGAAGGTGGAAGCAGTTTGTGCATGTCACCGTGCCGCTGCTGAAGCCCGCTTTTTTCGTCGCGCTGATGTTCCGTACGCTGGATGCGTTCCGCGTGTTTGATCTGATCTACGTCCTTACCGGCGGCGGCCCCGCCAATTCAACGGAATCGGTCTCCATTTACGCGTACAAAACGATGTTCAGCGAACTGGATTTCGGCAAAGGCTCGGCGCTTTCCGTCATCGTCTTTGTCTGTGTGCTGCTGATCAGCATGGCGTATGTCAAGTGGCTGGGCGCAGATGTTGTCGGCAGGCGCGCCGGGTAAGGAGGGAAAGCATGAGACCAAAGCCAGGACTGCTGTTTTATATCGCTATTGTAGCTTTTATAGGAATTGTGATTTTTCCGTTTCTGTGGGTGCTGCTTGCTTCATTAAAAGCCCCCCTGTATCTATATGGAGAGTACGCTTTCAGCATTAAGGTCCCGGCGTATACGCTGGAGAACTACATTTCCGTCTTTACGAACCATCCGTTCGGCAGATATCTGCTGAACAGCTTTGTCGTCGGCGTGCTGACGATGCTCCTTTCGATAAGCATTGCCGCCTTTGCGTCGTATGCGGTGGCAAGACTGCACTTTTTTGGCAAAACCTTTTTTCTCGGCATTCTGCTGGCCGTATCGATGCTGCCGCAAATCGCCACATTGTCGCCGCTGTTCCTGTTTATGCAATCCACGGGATTGCGCAATACGTACGCGGGGCTGGTTATCCCCTATACAACCTATGCGCTGCCGATTGCGATCTGGTATATGACTACATTTTTCAAGCAGATTCCGATTGAACTGGAGGAGGCGGCCAAGGTGGACGGCGCTTCGTTGCTGGGTATTTTTGGCCGGGTGCTGCTGCCACTGGTGTCGCCCGGGCTGTTCACGACGGCGATTATCGTGTTCGTGGACGCATGGCATGAGTTCCTGTTCGCGCTGACCATCAATACGAAGCAGTCGATGATGACGGTGCCAGTCGGCATTGCGATGTTCCAGGGGGAGTTTACGTTTCCGTGGGGAGAAATATCGGCAGCGACTGTGACGGTGACGGTTCCGGTAGTGCTGCTCGTGCTGCTGTTCCAGCGCCGGATTATCGCGGGCCTGACATCGGGAGCGGTGAAGCAATAATGTTATAAAAGGAGGATTATATTAATGAAGCGAAAAAATATTTTGCTGATGACCTCGCACGACACCGGCCGGTATTTGGGCTGCTATGGACAATCGGTTGAAACGCCTGCGATTGACGCTTTGGCCGAGGAAGGGGTGCGCTTCAGCAATTATTTCTGTCCGGCGCCGCAGTGCAGCCCGAGCCGGGGGAGCATCCTTACCGGTCTGTATCCGCAAAATCACGGCATGATCGGGCTAAGCCATCTCGGCTTCTCCATTGCCCCGGAGGTTACAACGCTGCCGATGAGCCTGAACGAAGCCGGATATGAGACGGCGCTGATCGGCTTCAGCCATGAAACGATCGGCGAAGCCGGAGGCGACCGCACTTCATCTACATACAAGCTGGGATATGAGACAGTTCTCCCGGTACCGGGCGATCGGGCCGCGGATGTCGCGGAGCGGGTCGTCTCTTTCCTGGAGGACAAAGCGGCCGGGCTGCGGGAACGGCCGTTTTTTGCTTCGGTCGGTTTCTTTGAAACCCACCGCGATTTCGACGAATACGCGCCGGTGGCTGATCCGGCGGATGAGATTGTTCCGCCGCCGTATCTGCCAGACACGGAGCGGGTACGTGAAGATTTTGCGCTGCTGCACGGCTCGGTGAAGACGCTCGATCACGGCATCGCCCGCATCCTGTCCCGGCTGGATGCATTGGGACTTGCGGAAGAGACGCTGGTGATCTATACGACCGATCACGGCATCGCCTTCCCCCGGGCCAAGGGCACCCTGATGGATGCGGGTCTGGAGACCGCGCTCATCATGCGTTGCCCGGGGACGCTGGGAGCAAGGCAGGTCAACGGCCATTTACTTTGCAATGTTGATCTGATGCCAACCTTGCTGGAGTTTGCCGGAGCTGCGGCGCCGCAGAACATCGATGGAGTCAGCTTTTACAGGCTGCTGGAGAATGCGGACGGGCCTTCGACACGCGACCATTTCTTCGCCGAACTGACCTGGCATGACGAGTATCACCCGATGCGGGGCGTCCGCACGGACCGGTACAAATATATCCGCAATTTCGAGGACGGTCCTGCCGTGTATTTGCCGCTCGACATTCATCTCAGCCCCTCCGGCCAAGAGGTGCGGGAACAATATTACAAGCCGAATGTGCCGGAAGAGCTGTACGACCTGGCGGAAGATCCGCTGGAGGAGCGGAACCTGGTCAGCGATCCGGCTTATCAAGACATACTGTTGGAGCTGCGCCGGAAGGTGGAGGCTTGGATGATCTCGGGCGCCGACCGGCTGCTGAGCGGCAAAGTCCCGGGAACCGCCGCGCCCGGCTGGCAGGAAGAATATGAGAACGGCAGCGCGTACCGCTCCAATCGGGGATAGAGGTTTGCATGAATTCGGACTGGAAGCAGGTCATCACGCATTGTGCGTTAACACCTGCTTCTTTTTGTTAATTATCATAAACCATTTTTCTATATTGCGACGGAGAATAGTGCTTGTACTCTCTAAATTTACGAATAAAGTAGCTGAAGTTTTCAAAACCCACCATCAAGGAAATCTCTAAAACTTTTAACTCGCTATTTTTTAGCAGTTTCGCTGCTTTTTCACACCGGTATTCATTAATATACGTAACTGGATTTTTCCCAACAGCTATTTGAAAGTATTTTGAGAAATAATTTTTATTCATTCCTACAAGCGAAGCTAAGTCCTCAAGAAAAATTTTATCATTGTAATGTTCCTCAATATATAGGATCACTTTTTTGGTTTTTTCTTGTTTGACTTTTGTATGAAGTCGATTTTTCAAGAAGAGTTTTCTTTCATATAAAAGATCAATGACTTCAAGGAGAATTACTTTAATACGCAAGGATGAGAGCTGGTTTTCCCCCTTTTTTATGGCAATGATATTTCGTAACTTTCCTGATAACTCCTCTTTTGATTCCTTATCTAAATGTATGGCACAAGGAAATTGCAAGGCTCCCGAGGTAATCGGCTTGATAATAGCTTGCTGGCATATGTCTGGATATTCAAAATTCAATAACTGGGGATGAAAAACAATTGCATGATGAATGGATGGACCGCTTGAGGTAACTTGATGCAAGTCTCCAGAATTGATAAAAACAAAATCTCCTTTGGAAACATGTATGTTTTCGGAATTGATCGTCACCTCCATTTCTCCCTCTTCAACATAAATAAATTCTAATTCTTCATGCCAGTGATACCCTACATAATAATCGGTTTTACGTACCTTACTGTATATATGCAACGGAAAAGACGGAGTGCCATGAATAGAATTTTCTTTTAAAGATGATTTCATTCTTATTTTCTCCTTAAAAGTGAGAATTGTGTTATAAATTTTGAAAATGTGCAAGAAAGTACTGCTAACATTCATTATACTGAAGACGTTTCCAATTGACAAAAAGGAGAGCAAAAATGAAAGAAATTCAAAAAAAATGGTGGCACAAAAGTGTTATTTATCAAATATATCCCCGTAGCTTCTACGACAGTACTGGCGATGGAGTTGGCGATTTACAAGGCATCATTCAAAAGTTAGACTATGTAAAATTATTAGGTGCCGACGTCATTTGGCTAAGTCCCGTTTATGCATCTCCCAACGTAGACAATGGCTACGATATTAGTGATTATTTCTCCATCTCATCGGAATTTGGAACTATGGAAGATATGAATAAATTGTTATTAGAAAGCAGCAAGCGCAGCATTAAAATTATTATGGATCTTGTTGTCAACCATACCTCAGACCAGCATCCGTGGTTTATAGAAGCAAAAAAATCAAAAGACAATCCGTACAGAGATTATTATATCTGGCGCGATCCGGTTAACGGCAAAGAACCCAACGAACTGAAATCGAATTTCGGTGGTTCAGCATGGGAATTTGATGAAACAACTAACCAATACTATTTGCATTTTTACAGCAAAGAACAGCCCGACTTGGACTGGGAAAACAAAAAAATGCGCAACAGCATCTGGGATATGATGAACTTTTGGATTAACAAGGGAATCGGCGGCTTCCGTATGGATGTGATTGATTTGATTGGAAAAGATCCCGATAAACAAATAAAAGAAAACGGGCCTAAACTTCATGATTATCTGCAGGAAATGAATCAAAAAACGTTTGGAACCAAAGATTTGTTAACGGTTGGAGAAGCGTGGGGCGCGACAACTGAAGACGGGAAACTGTACTCTGACCCCAAACGCAAGGAATTGAGCATGATCTTTCAGTTTGAACATATTCAGCTAGATAAAATTCCGGGCAAACAAAGATGGGATTTGAAAAAGCTGGAACTTGATGAACTAAAGCAAGTGTTAAGCAAGTGGCAATATGCTTTAAACGAAGAGGGTTGGAACAGCTTATTTTGGAACAATCACGACCTGCCCCGCATTGTATCGAGATGGGGGAATGACGGTGAATATAGGGTGGAGTCTGCCAAAATGTTGGCCACTTTATTACATGGAATGAAAGGAACCCCCTATATCTACCAGGGAGAAGAAATCGGCATGACAAATGCTGCTTTTGAGTCCATAGAAGATTATATGGATATTGAAACTCAAAATATTTATAAAGAACGAAAAGCAGCCGGTTTTAGCGAAGAAAACATTATGGAATCGCTCTATATGAAAGCAAGAGACAATGCCAGAACTCCAATGCAATGGTCGAATGCAGCAAATGCAGGATTTTCTTCAGGAAAACCATGGATGAAGCTTAATCCCAATTATCCTTCTGTTAATGTAGAAAGCGCTTTATATGATTCGGATTCTGTTTTTTATCATTATCAAAAATTAATCACGATTCGTAAACAAAATAACACACTTATATATGGTACCTATCGTCTTCTTGATTCGGATCCCAATATTTATGCTTACGAACGGATACTCGAAAACAAAAAACTGCTTATTGTATGCAATTTTTACGAGCCGGAAGCCACTTTTTCTTACTCTCCCGGAAGTCATTCAGTCGTAAACATTTTAATTAGCAACTACAGCCACTCGAGCAGCGATTTAAAAAACATCACATTGCGCCCGTATGAAGCCATTATATATGAAATCATCTGAGAGAGGGATCAGAATAATGACTAACCACAAATTCGAACGAGCTTCACAGCAAATTCTAGCTGCCGTTGGCGGATCTGAGAACATTATCAGTGCTGCGCATTGCGCGACCCGCCTTCGGTTGGTGTTAAAAGACGAATCCACTGTCAAGGCAGAAGAACTGTCAAATATTGATCTTGTAAAAGGCCACTTCAGCAATGGAGGACAATATCAGGTTATTATCGGTGCTGGTACGGTCAATGAAGTGTACCACGCTTTTGTTGAATTAGCAGGTATTAAAGAATCTAGTAAAGATGAGGTTAAAAAAGAAGCCGACAATAAAATGAATGTGGTCCAAAGACTGGTGAAATTGTTGTCCGACGTATTTGTCCCGATTATCCCGGCACTGGTAGCCGCCGGTTTATTGATGGGTATCAATAACGTTTTAACATCCAGCGGATTATTTTTCAAAGACAGGTCTTTAGTTGATGTATACCCGAACATAACCGATCTTGCGAACATGATCAATGTGTTTGCTAATGCAGCGTTTGTGTTCCTGCCGATATTAATAGGATTTTCCGCAACAAAAATGTTCGGAGGAAACCCTTATTTAGGAGCTGTCATGGGAATGATCATGGTGCACCCGGATCTTTTAAATGCATATGGATACGGGCAAGCTATTTTGAATAATAAAGTGCCGGTATGGAATGTTTTTGGACTTGAAATTGAAAAAGTGGGCTATCAAGGAACCGTGTTTCCTGTTTTAGCTGCTTCATTTATCCTGGCGCGAGTCGAGAAAAATTTACGTAAAATCGTTCCGTCTTTTCTTGATAACTTATTAACTCCGTTATTAACGGTATTTATCACAAGCTTTCTTACGTTTACTGTAGTTGGCGTTATAATGAGATCTGCCGGGAATCTTTTGGCTGATGGAATGGTTTGGCTGTATGATACACTTGGTTTCTTTGGTGGAGCCGTTTTTGGATTGATTTTATCTCCTTTGACATTAACGGGTATGCACCATAGTCTTCTTCCGATTGACATTCAGTTAATTGCTGCTGGCGGTTCGTTTTTACTGGCACTTGTTTCATGCAATAATGTTGCCCAGGGAGGCGCGACATTTGCGGCCATGCTGCTGACAAAAGACGAAAAAATGAAAAGCATTGCGGTTTCTTCCG is a genomic window of Paenibacillus durus ATCC 35681 containing:
- a CDS encoding DeoR/GlpR family DNA-binding transcription regulator — translated: MKMRRGEFPIYQEERLLKILDELKTRTQLSNADICDLLDISRDTARRDIIKLVEEGAAIRTHGGIALPFFKEEIKAYKDRATAASEQKLHIARTASAYIANGDVCFMDVSTTVRELCGLVGEHLTVYTHSLDNVEVLAGKSGIDVHLLGGKFHHDNRFFYDQAGALQLNEVYFDKAFLGAAAIMEDGIYFANREDALIKKLVAGRAGKVYVLADAKKFSLTASFKGIEFSGIDVLITDGDPPEHLQSVMKENGIEIIQTAGEGK
- a CDS encoding Cof-type HAD-IIB family hydrolase; translation: MIKAIFSDIDGTLLNSRHQITPETKSAIQKVKDRDIPFVLVSARMPSGILSLQQELEINAPVICYSGALVLGGSDSGGQRETLHSVGMGKSSVDLLLSIVSADFPGISFSLYSHDQWIVGDRCDPWVIQEQEIIKVDPIERELSSYIEEDHEIHKILCMGNPQEINRLAQTLNNAVPGISIYKSKDTYLEIMDEMVSKSYAIRELEEVLHISNRELMAIGDNYNDIDMILYAGLGIAMGNAPEEVKRIADKVTLSNDEDGLKDGIERFVLIYP
- a CDS encoding YfbR-like 5'-deoxynucleotidase, which produces MGIHAYFRSLGGLERIIRCPGKFKFEEHSVAAHSWKVVQYAKTLADIEEQHGVKIDWKKLYEITSSHDYGEIFIGDIKTPVKHSSPQLRALIQQVEEGMVHHFIEENIPSEFKSIFYNQLREGKDDSVEGRILEVADKLDQVYEAFAELQKGNTEKEFITMYRSALMKIKDIPLHCVGYFLDRILPDLVNEETMSPVDIRRITEEALAN
- a CDS encoding LacI family DNA-binding transcriptional regulator, which encodes MKATIKDVASLASVSISTVSRVLNNPEMVVPRKRQRVLEAIRELNYSPNALARGLIHKRTGTLGVLIPDISNLFYSAVLRGMEDAANRSNSNLIICNTDTSAARRNSILKVLYEKQIDGVIWTSEPLSRDSYEMFAKLDFPVVLAATHSLDYNIPSVKVDDEQAAYDATVYLIGRGHTRIGMISGPKADPISGYPRIQGFLRALRDHHLEFDESVCVEFGKYHFEDSYEAMKRLHGKYPEMTAVFASSDERALAAISYLHENQIRVPDDISVIGFDGTRMAGMSFPRLTTVAQPLYDIGYLAVDKLLKVINGEPIEELRTCVPHEIIERNSVMDCPQLI
- a CDS encoding ABC transporter substrate-binding protein, whose amino-acid sequence is MRTKAGKLSMALILTGVLLAGCGNSGNNASGSGSASTEPSAAPSAAASAAAPASPAAGEKVKIVFSQGADQTDGTKKLVAAFEAKHPDIDVEVREFPNDSSQMHDQLLTILSGQSSEIDVLNLDVTWPAEFAQAGFLLPLDRYIEQDGIDTNEYLKGGIEAGYYNGQQWAFPRYNNAGLLYYRTDLVKKVPATWDELLKQAEQLKGQGGTKYGFVTQGKQYEGLAVGFTELVNAYGGKIIDDQGNVVVNSPEALKGLKKLIEIQTSKAVPSNLNTFTEKETLTAFIEGNAVFARHWPALYAQANDPKVSKIVGKVGIAPLPAGDARSAAALGGWLGAISKYSQHPKEAWEFLKFLISEEGEKIVAINNTQTPTYLKLFDDPEVQKASPLFANRDFVNGLGSAVPRTITPQYAKISGLIQVEVSKAIAGQQTAEQALTNLETQIKAVVAQ
- a CDS encoding carbohydrate ABC transporter permease — encoded protein: MPLKNKSKWREGRAAYAMILPAVLIIAAVALWPLLRSFWISLFDLRLNDPTRNAIHYSYSLNVEQYADRFPGLLRAVKREAGNAGDGGASGLSAIQKKLEEVGQGLEEDPAFRERLAQVNGLLDAFSPVPQELRFIPVDNAKSEQLKAELQEIRKELAGLKAGGSLERPDEVIGLTSALLDTFQAPNFVGLSHYKELMSGGRLWESLSNTLLFTVFAVALEMLFGLLIALLLNRTFRGRGLVRAAVLIPWATPTAVSAMIWHYLYDGQNGIVAKLLYEAGLISDMGTLLSSGSRVMGSVIMADVWKTAPFVALLLLAGLQNIPSSLYEAAWVDGGGRWKQFVHVTVPLLKPAFFVALMFRTLDAFRVFDLIYVLTGGGPANSTESVSIYAYKTMFSELDFGKGSALSVIVFVCVLLISMAYVKWLGADVVGRRAG
- a CDS encoding carbohydrate ABC transporter permease, encoding MRPKPGLLFYIAIVAFIGIVIFPFLWVLLASLKAPLYLYGEYAFSIKVPAYTLENYISVFTNHPFGRYLLNSFVVGVLTMLLSISIAAFASYAVARLHFFGKTFFLGILLAVSMLPQIATLSPLFLFMQSTGLRNTYAGLVIPYTTYALPIAIWYMTTFFKQIPIELEEAAKVDGASLLGIFGRVLLPLVSPGLFTTAIIVFVDAWHEFLFALTINTKQSMMTVPVGIAMFQGEFTFPWGEISAATVTVTVPVVLLVLLFQRRIIAGLTSGAVKQ
- a CDS encoding sulfatase → MKRKNILLMTSHDTGRYLGCYGQSVETPAIDALAEEGVRFSNYFCPAPQCSPSRGSILTGLYPQNHGMIGLSHLGFSIAPEVTTLPMSLNEAGYETALIGFSHETIGEAGGDRTSSTYKLGYETVLPVPGDRAADVAERVVSFLEDKAAGLRERPFFASVGFFETHRDFDEYAPVADPADEIVPPPYLPDTERVREDFALLHGSVKTLDHGIARILSRLDALGLAEETLVIYTTDHGIAFPRAKGTLMDAGLETALIMRCPGTLGARQVNGHLLCNVDLMPTLLEFAGAAAPQNIDGVSFYRLLENADGPSTRDHFFAELTWHDEYHPMRGVRTDRYKYIRNFEDGPAVYLPLDIHLSPSGQEVREQYYKPNVPEELYDLAEDPLEERNLVSDPAYQDILLELRRKVEAWMISGADRLLSGKVPGTAAPGWQEEYENGSAYRSNRG